The window ACTATGCACAACAAGGCCGAGGCGAACGATGCAAGGCAGTTAGGACTGCTTATGTCCATGAGGCGTCAGGAACACGCCCTGTCTCGGTATCGTTGTATCGACCCAAGACCAAGGATGGCGATCCTCGTTTTTGGATTTATGGATTTCGTCGACATGCCGCCCATGACGACGTTGTCGCCATCTTCATCCTCAACGGCGCACTTCATGCGATCAACTTAACAAAGACGAATGTTGCAGAAGCTGTGCCCGGGTCTGAACTGGACATCTTCCTCGCCAATCTTCGGATGGCTTCCTACTCCGTCGCGAACGAGTTGCTCAAGATGCTGCGCGATATTGCCTCCAAGGGGCCAATTCTCGCCGCTTGCGCTGGATCAACCTCCGTTGGACGAAGCGTTGAATCAGCTCTCGGCATAAAAGCCAATTCAAGTCGCGATCCAGATTACAAGGGGATTGAGCTAAAGTCAGGACGCAGCCAGCTATCCGCTCGTGAAACTCGAGCGACATTGTTCGCGTGTGTTCCAGATTGGGAGATGAGCCAATTAAAAAGCAGCGCTGAAATCCTCCATCATTTCGGATATTATCGGGGAACAACTTTCAAGCTTTACTGCACAGTTACAACGAAGGGCCCAAACCCTCAGGGGCTTCAGCTGACCGTTGACGAAGCGGCTCGATTGCTCAAGGAAGTTTCCAACAAACCCGATGCCCCAAAAGTGGCAATTTGGAAACTTTCCAAGCTCGAGCAGCGACTGTCTGAAAAGCATCGCGAAACCTTCTGGATCAAGGTGAAGACAGAAAAAGTCTGCGGACAGGAGATGTTCCACCTACACTCAATCACTCATACCCGTTCCCCGAACATTCCGCAGTTGGAGCGAATGCTTGTCGACGGAACAGTCACACTTGATCACCTGATAAAAAGAGTTTCCCCGACCAGAGCCAACGAAAAAGGGCCTCTATTTAAGATCGTCCGCGCTAAGATTCCTGAGCTATTCCTAGGCAAGCCGAGAACGTACGCATTGTCGTAATGGTTGATGATCTTTCTCGATTTCACGGGCTGACAAGGCCACAACTGATGTCGCGGATTCGGTCACGCGGAAACAAGAAGACCGAAATTGCTCTTCTCAAGATTCTTCGGGAGCAGAAATTCACCGGTTGGAGAAGACACGCAAAGCTGCCCGGGAAACCAGACTTTGCTTTTCCAAGATTGAAAGTTGCAATCTTTGTAGACGGTTGCTTCTGGCACGGATGCCCACGCCATTACAAGCCACCGACCACACGGGGCGCTTTTTGGGAACAGAAGATCCTGACGAACAGGAAACGTGATCGCCGGGTGTCCCGCGAACTCAGGGCCAAGGGCTGGCAAGTAGTCCGAATATGGGAATGCGCACTGGTAGGAACTCGCCGCCCGGCCACAATCCAACGACTCCAGCGTTATCTTGCACCGTGTCCAGCAGACGCAGGCGATCTCCCCCCCGCGCAACATCACTAGTCACCTCTTCCTTTAGGAAAAAGCCTCAATCCTTCACATCGCGGCAGCGGGAGTCTAGCTGGCGGGCGATGAGGTCGACTTGTTGGGGGTCGAGGATGCAGAGGCCTTTGCCGAGGATGTGGGTGGGGAGGTTTTTGGGGTTCTGGACGGCGACAGGGCCGGGGGTGCGGGTTTCCACCCACCAGCCGGGGAGCGCGAGCACGGGGCGGGCGGCGATGTCGAGGCCGGTCATTTGCCGAATCCACTTGGTGAGCCATTCCGCCTCGTTCGTGGCCTGCTGGAGGCCGTAGGTATCCTCCGCCCAGGGCCAGATGAGTTGCCGTCCGTCGTAGAAGACCTTGTGATCCGCGAAGCCCTCCCGCGCGCGCCCTTTGCGCCGCGTCTTGGTCTCGATGGCAAAGAGCCCCGTCGGCCCGACCACGACATGATCGAGGTTGAACGCCCCCTTGCCCTCATCCACCGGCACGTCGTGAAAGACCCGGTATTCGCGCGGCAGCGTGGCGAGCCATTCCCCCACCGCCCGCTCGCCCATGTAGCCGAGGAGGTAATCGCGCCGCTTGATAAAACTCCCGTACACCCACCTGCAGCTCACCACGAGGCCCACAATCAGGACGAGGGCCGCGAGGATAAGGGACGGCCAGACGAACACCTTCCCGAGCTTCGGTAGCCCCCACAGAATCAGCCAAGCGATAACCCAGGGCACAAAAACGAAGAGAAAAGCGTTTTGCGGGACATTCTCGTCCATCTGAAAAATCTTCCGCCGCAGCGTCTCCCCGGGCGCCCGCAGCAGCTTAAAATCCTCAGGCCACCTCTCTTTCGACCGTTTGCCTTTGATCACCAAAAGGAGGAGCCCCACCGCATACGGCGCGAGTGCACACACCACGAACAACACCATACCCACGATGAAAGACTTATCCACACGCTAAGCCTCAATTTTCCGAGCCATATGCCAAGCCGATTTTGCCGCGCTTGCTTAGCGCCCGTCCTCGCGCTAAACCTCAGCCGACCGGAAGCCCCCGCTGGGGCGTATGCCGAGGGGTTGCTTTTCGCAGCCATGAGGCCGGGCTTCCGGTTCTTTCTTCGCCCCGGCGCTCCCCTGCCCCTTGGCCGGGCGCAAGCCGCAAATCGGGAGCGGACCCTCCTCCCAGCCCTCAGACCGAACTGAACGAAGCCGGGATGCTTTCTCTGTTTTTCACGGGAATCGCCGATCCGGTTCGTTCAGCTCATCCTCGAGGGAAAACGCGTTTCGTTTCCGGCTCGTTTAGCGTTTCGTTCACCTTCGTTCAGGAAATTCTCTCCTAGGGGGCTGAACGAAGAAACGAACGAGGACTGCGCGGCAGGAGGGTCAGAACAAATTCTTTTGCACCATCGGCTGCTCCAAGGCGACCAGAGACGGCTCGAAGGTAAAGGCATTGCTCTCGTCGAAGTACCCGCAGCGGAATCTCTCGAGCGGGATGCCCGTACGCACGGACAGCATCACGGCGTAGCTGTAAATCTGCCCGGCGGCGTAGCGTTCCGCGTAGGCGTTGGGCTTGTAGTCCCAAATCCAGATGGTGCCATCCGCCTCGCACCGCAGCAGATCGATGTGGCCGGTGAGCACTCCACCCTCAGGGAAGATGGCCTCGTAGCCGTCGTACTCCTCTGCGTCCAGCCAGATCGGTATCTCCACCGCGATGGATGTCGGGTCATTTTGGAGAAAATAGCATTGGAGATTCTCATGAGCGCTCTTGTAGAGCCCTGCGCCATAGCACGCATTGGCCAAGCCGATGATTTGATGGTCGCGGTGCCGTGTGATGTTGTCTTTGATCTTTAACCTCAGCCCGGACGATGTAGGCGGCTCGGTGAAAAAGTGGTTGGGACAATCTCCATCTCTCAGCATTTGAAAGAAGTCCTGCAACTCCGGAGCGGTGCTCTTGGCTTTCCCGGTATCCACGCGAAAGCGATAGAAATTGCCATGTGCGAAGCTGATGGTGATGAGTCCCTCCTTTTGCTCCTTTTCCTTGAAGGGAATGAAATGCCCGTGGGCGCGAAGGTTGAAGCGGCTGACCTTCGCCGTCTTGCTCGGTTTATAGAGAACCTTCTTTAGGCAATCCCGCATGGCCTCTGTGCCTCCGGTATCGACCACGAAGGCGGCAATAGACACCGTGGGAACAAAAGCGCTGGCATCACTCAACCCCAGCTCGTGCGGGCTGAAGATTTGCTCGCGCAGGTCCGGGTAGTGGGAGAGGCAGCGCCGAATTTGCGATAGCTTGGCCTTGGAGACCTGATTGCAGGGATCGAAGGCCATGAGAAATGCGTGAGGCTTTTTAAGGCCATCGTAGAGCGAATGCAGGGCATCCCGCCCGACCTGCTCGAGGCACTTGGCCGCGTCGGCCACCAGCAACGGAATGAGCGGCTCC of the Terrimicrobium sacchariphilum genome contains:
- a CDS encoding MvaI/BcnI family restriction endonuclease, translated to MNIRPLSHSESANLAALNEAGVKSVSLFVTATGLHKSIFDATEPMRALFIEEKFHDYAQQGRGERCKAVRTAYVHEASGTRPVSVSLYRPKTKDGDPRFWIYGFRRHAAHDDVVAIFILNGALHAINLTKTNVAEAVPGSELDIFLANLRMASYSVANELLKMLRDIASKGPILAACAGSTSVGRSVESALGIKANSSRDPDYKGIELKSGRSQLSARETRATLFACVPDWEMSQLKSSAEILHHFGYYRGTTFKLYCTVTTKGPNPQGLQLTVDEAARLLKEVSNKPDAPKVAIWKLSKLEQRLSEKHRETFWIKVKTEKVCGQEMFHLHSITHTRSPNIPQLERMLVDGTVTLDHLIKRVSPTRANEKGPLFKIVRAKIPELFLGKPRTYALS
- a CDS encoding very short patch repair endonuclease produces the protein MVDDLSRFHGLTRPQLMSRIRSRGNKKTEIALLKILREQKFTGWRRHAKLPGKPDFAFPRLKVAIFVDGCFWHGCPRHYKPPTTRGAFWEQKILTNRKRDRRVSRELRAKGWQVVRIWECALVGTRRPATIQRLQRYLAPCPADAGDLPPAQHH
- a CDS encoding nuclease-related domain-containing protein yields the protein MDKSFIVGMVLFVVCALAPYAVGLLLLVIKGKRSKERWPEDFKLLRAPGETLRRKIFQMDENVPQNAFLFVFVPWVIAWLILWGLPKLGKVFVWPSLILAALVLIVGLVVSCRWVYGSFIKRRDYLLGYMGERAVGEWLATLPREYRVFHDVPVDEGKGAFNLDHVVVGPTGLFAIETKTRRKGRAREGFADHKVFYDGRQLIWPWAEDTYGLQQATNEAEWLTKWIRQMTGLDIAARPVLALPGWWVETRTPGPVAVQNPKNLPTHILGKGLCILDPQQVDLIARQLDSRCRDVKD
- a CDS encoding PD-(D/E)XK nuclease family protein, encoding MKSFFPGFSWALPTPFTDPLGFCRFEQGDILYSSPDGYKPWDEAVQLLQWSIQVKSPSRAIAPPLKEDEGSQFLRNWTSPVTFELTHYREGSRVETITTTQGRLYKFLQTGDFAHLDASSPEPLIPLLVADAAKCLEQVGRDALHSLYDGLKKPHAFLMAFDPCNQVSKAKLSQIRRCLSHYPDLREQIFSPHELGLSDASAFVPTVSIAAFVVDTGGTEAMRDCLKKVLYKPSKTAKVSRFNLRAHGHFIPFKEKEQKEGLITISFAHGNFYRFRVDTGKAKSTAPELQDFFQMLRDGDCPNHFFTEPPTSSGLRLKIKDNITRHRDHQIIGLANACYGAGLYKSAHENLQCYFLQNDPTSIAVEIPIWLDAEEYDGYEAIFPEGGVLTGHIDLLRCEADGTIWIWDYKPNAYAERYAAGQIYSYAVMLSVRTGIPLERFRCGYFDESNAFTFEPSLVALEQPMVQKNLF